Proteins encoded together in one Acholeplasma hippikon window:
- a CDS encoding S26 family signal peptidase: MNISQLITWVIAPVALISFIVVFTLLLLNMNEKERLLITEGVRDNEIIKSNIRKENKSNKVINGIGNILEAIVMIILVGIIGFGLFYQFSDQKESLLNSQVMVIASNSMAEINSRNTLVLENNLGNQFTKDDVIVLENLPKEEDIKLFDIIGYYNPYLKKTIIHRVVEIIENEAGLSFRFQGDANPSKDSVIVKYDDMIGIYNGQKYEKLGSIVRFARSPFAMMVMIVILYIVIFEEIIYRKIVKAIKAREALLNRWKESQYLLEAPDPEIEVQIETLNEQKRIENELKKMRAGKYEIIEDDSKYRFQLYDFEGEILCRSESYSSIKQCEYRLRSLAQTVEEGRYEIYKDRRGVYQIKMYTANKRLLILGATHRSLKKAKEALAQIEALSQSAQELSLNNQEVEVEAVLDQEQVLQTI; this comes from the coding sequence ATGAATATAAGTCAATTAATCACATGGGTTATTGCTCCAGTGGCACTAATTTCATTCATCGTAGTCTTTACACTCTTATTGCTAAATATGAATGAGAAAGAAAGATTGCTTATAACAGAAGGTGTTAGAGATAATGAAATTATTAAAAGCAATATACGAAAAGAAAATAAAAGTAATAAAGTTATAAATGGTATTGGTAATATCTTAGAGGCAATTGTAATGATAATTCTAGTAGGTATTATTGGATTTGGTCTATTCTACCAATTCAGTGATCAAAAAGAATCGTTACTTAATTCTCAAGTTATGGTGATTGCTTCTAACTCAATGGCAGAAATAAACTCAAGAAACACATTAGTTTTAGAAAATAATTTAGGTAATCAATTTACAAAAGATGATGTGATTGTCTTAGAAAATTTACCTAAAGAAGAAGATATTAAATTATTTGATATCATTGGATACTATAATCCATATTTAAAGAAAACGATTATTCATAGAGTTGTTGAGATTATTGAAAATGAAGCTGGATTAAGTTTTCGTTTTCAAGGAGACGCAAACCCCTCAAAAGATTCAGTCATTGTTAAATATGATGATATGATTGGAATTTACAATGGTCAAAAATATGAAAAATTAGGATCAATTGTGCGATTTGCACGTTCTCCATTCGCAATGATGGTGATGATTGTGATTCTATATATTGTAATTTTTGAAGAAATCATTTATAGAAAAATCGTTAAAGCAATTAAAGCGCGCGAAGCACTCTTAAACAGATGGAAAGAATCCCAATACTTATTAGAAGCTCCAGACCCAGAAATAGAAGTTCAGATTGAAACTTTAAATGAACAAAAGCGCATTGAAAACGAATTAAAAAAGATGCGTGCTGGTAAATATGAAATTATAGAAGATGATAGTAAGTATAGATTCCAACTTTACGATTTTGAAGGTGAGATATTATGTCGTAGTGAATCTTATTCTTCAATAAAACAATGTGAATACCGTTTAAGATCACTTGCTCAAACGGTTGAAGAAGGTCGTTACGAAATCTATAAAGACCGTCGTGGTGTATATCAAATTAAAATGTATACAGCAAATAAACGATTATTAATTTTAGGTGCAACGCATCGTTCACTTAAGAAAGCTAAAGAAGCTTTAGCACAGATTGAAGCATTGTCACAATCTGCTCAAGAATTATCACTTAATAACCAAGAGGTAGAAGTTGAAGCAGTATTAGATCAAGAACAAGTGCTTCAAACAATTTAA
- a CDS encoding leucine-rich repeat protein, whose protein sequence is MRYLTNTIMLFILLIISSISLTYSVILLFEGLEKNNIISKNESNIPLKATLNGLYFEFDETTDTYVVTGALDEVDVVLIPDMLYGYKVESIKGFAFYQNQKIETIFFGANVKEIGESAFFEAKNLTYIYNMDHVEVIEAYAFYNDNSLITPLDFYDIRYIGESAFSGVENISQLSFHLNEENLKELYIGHYAFHRTFKLSNEVVLYEKTFELTTFELSNIKIEEIKIYDVIR, encoded by the coding sequence ATGAGATATTTAACAAACACAATTATGTTATTCATACTTTTAATCATCTCAAGCATCTCACTTACTTACTCAGTCATCTTATTATTTGAGGGATTAGAGAAAAATAATATAATTTCAAAAAATGAATCTAATATCCCTTTAAAGGCAACTTTAAATGGTCTGTACTTTGAATTCGATGAAACAACAGATACATATGTTGTAACAGGAGCATTAGATGAAGTAGATGTGGTTTTAATACCAGATATGCTTTATGGTTATAAAGTAGAATCCATTAAAGGTTTTGCTTTTTATCAAAACCAAAAAATTGAAACCATATTCTTTGGTGCTAATGTTAAAGAAATAGGTGAAAGTGCGTTTTTTGAAGCGAAGAACCTAACATACATCTATAACATGGATCATGTTGAAGTTATTGAAGCGTATGCATTTTATAATGATAATTCATTAATTACACCACTTGATTTTTATGATATTAGATATATTGGTGAAAGTGCATTTAGTGGAGTAGAAAACATAAGTCAGTTATCTTTTCATTTAAATGAAGAGAATTTAAAAGAACTATACATTGGACACTACGCATTTCATCGAACTTTTAAATTATCAAATGAAGTTGTACTATATGAAAAAACGTTTGAATTAACAACTTTTGAATTATCAAATATTAAGATAGAAGAAATTAAAATATACGATGTGATTCGTTAA
- a CDS encoding GrpB family protein, producing MKDLKDLSLEELWQLFPIELVKHKNIWKEQFNRESELLKKHFINLNIKSIEHIGSTALPDIYAKDIVDVLVLFNEYSLDEAILRLTKKGYILMNQTETRATLNKGYTISGFAEEVFHIHLRIKDDAPEIFFRDYLLTDLEARKKYEAFKLDLAKKYKHHRDNYTDNKTDFISYYTNLGKENIK from the coding sequence ATGAAAGATTTAAAAGACTTATCTTTAGAAGAATTATGGCAACTTTTTCCAATCGAACTAGTTAAACATAAAAATATATGGAAAGAACAATTTAATCGTGAAAGTGAATTATTAAAAAAACATTTTATTAATTTAAATATAAAATCAATTGAACATATAGGGAGTACCGCACTACCTGATATTTACGCTAAAGACATTGTAGATGTTTTAGTATTATTTAATGAATATTCTTTAGATGAAGCCATTTTAAGGTTAACAAAAAAGGGGTATATCTTAATGAATCAAACAGAAACTAGAGCGACATTAAACAAAGGGTATACCATAAGTGGGTTTGCCGAAGAAGTGTTCCACATTCACTTAAGAATAAAAGATGATGCCCCTGAAATATTCTTTAGAGATTACTTATTAACAGATCTTGAAGCAAGAAAAAAGTATGAAGCATTTAAATTAGATTTAGCTAAAAAATATAAGCATCACAGAGATAACTATACAGATAATAAAACTGATTTTATTAGTTATTATACAAACTTAGGTAAAGAAAATATAAAATAA
- a CDS encoding DegV family protein, whose product MSNYIITTSSPADLTNEFLNERNIPYVSFTFELNNETYKDDLGKTISADAFYAAMRKGASTKTSQVNAEAYVNFFTPFLEKGLDIIHIELSSGLSGSINSARIAKEILLETFPNRKIALIDSLSASAGLGLLVDKASELQNEGYAYLDLVNYLETNKLKLNHWFYSTDLSYYVKGGRISSTAGFVGSILSLCPVLNVDDNGKLIPKFKVIGKKRAINKVVEQMMDLAKDGINYNGKCFISHADCIEDAKTVASKIEANFPLLNGKVEIFNVGSTIGSHTGPGTLALFFFGENR is encoded by the coding sequence ATGTCAAACTATATTATCACAACTTCATCACCAGCAGATTTAACAAATGAATTTTTAAACGAAAGAAATATTCCATACGTATCATTTACTTTTGAATTAAATAATGAAACTTATAAAGATGATTTAGGTAAAACAATCAGTGCAGATGCATTTTATGCAGCAATGAGAAAAGGCGCTTCAACAAAAACTAGCCAAGTAAATGCTGAAGCATATGTTAATTTCTTTACACCATTTTTGGAAAAAGGGTTAGATATTATTCACATCGAATTATCAAGTGGATTAAGTGGTTCTATTAACTCAGCTAGAATTGCTAAAGAAATATTACTTGAAACATTCCCAAACAGAAAAATTGCTTTAATTGATTCTTTAAGCGCATCAGCAGGTTTAGGTTTACTTGTTGATAAGGCATCTGAACTTCAAAATGAAGGTTATGCATATCTTGACTTAGTTAATTACTTAGAAACAAACAAGCTAAAATTAAACCATTGGTTCTATTCAACAGATTTATCTTATTATGTTAAGGGTGGTAGAATTTCATCTACTGCAGGTTTTGTTGGTAGTATCTTAAGTTTATGTCCAGTTCTTAATGTAGATGATAATGGTAAGTTAATACCTAAATTTAAAGTCATTGGTAAGAAACGTGCTATTAATAAAGTGGTTGAACAAATGATGGATCTTGCAAAAGATGGTATAAACTACAATGGTAAATGTTTTATCTCTCATGCAGATTGTATTGAAGATGCTAAAACTGTTGCAAGTAAAATTGAGGCAAATTTCCCTTTATTAAATGGTAAAGTTGAAATATTTAATGTAGGTTCTACAATTGGTAGTCATACTGGTCCTGGGACATTAGCTTTATTCTTCTTTGGAGAAAATAGATAA
- a CDS encoding helix-turn-helix domain-containing protein: protein MNKEEQLIEVVAENIQFYRKKMNLTQSELAEKLGYSDKSISKWERKEGIPSVFVLQELAAFFGITLNDITSKTKVKRTVKYNKRVISYFYASISLLLSFILFGFGALFQLEYHYWIFILYGVSAALLTLYVFSIVYKHRYEMYLYLSLFIWIVSLILYVEINIPNGYIIFLITIPIHLFLMYLMKIIFLKKKH, encoded by the coding sequence ATGAATAAAGAAGAACAATTAATAGAAGTTGTGGCAGAAAACATTCAATTTTATCGTAAAAAAATGAATCTTACACAAAGCGAGCTAGCGGAAAAGTTAGGATATTCTGATAAGTCTATTTCAAAGTGGGAAAGAAAAGAAGGAATACCAAGTGTTTTTGTTTTACAAGAATTAGCTGCATTTTTTGGTATTACATTAAATGATATCACCTCAAAAACAAAGGTTAAAAGAACGGTTAAATATAATAAACGTGTGATTTCATATTTCTATGCATCAATTAGTTTATTACTATCATTTATTCTCTTTGGGTTTGGAGCACTCTTTCAATTAGAATATCATTATTGGATTTTTATTTTATATGGTGTTTCTGCTGCTTTATTAACACTATATGTCTTTAGTATTGTTTATAAACATAGGTATGAGATGTACTTATATTTAAGTTTGTTTATATGGATAGTTTCACTTATCCTTTATGTAGAAATTAATATTCCTAATGGGTACATTATTTTCTTAATTACAATCCCGATACATTTATTCTTAATGTACTTAATGAAAATCATCTTTTTAAAGAAGAAACACTAA
- a CDS encoding pirin-like C-terminal cupin domain-containing protein yields the protein MLLRYYEDNYPEGNINLAPNMYLENTMFGNDFNLDKPFRMYEDKSVPGFPRKPFKGFDLLTIVLEGYLDYADHVGNTARLSADDLLWAHAGSGLVVSQMVPLINQDSYNSFKAIHLWLNLPKNKKQTKPEVKVLFNDEIKEIIETNDVHKSVKLKLITGKHCEHEVLSPVKRSYAAVDRNVKIMLIDLEEGSTLKLRSKVKDLYRLLYYDDGLQLKINGDHYRKNAAFKLKDEEDVYLESSKGHNKLILLEGITINEPMFRYGSFVLNTEAEVILAYREYKETEFGDWPYEYDDSTHGNKPKGFRKIGKKKVEKD from the coding sequence TTGCTGCTTAGATATTATGAAGATAATTATCCAGAAGGAAACATTAATTTAGCACCAAATATGTATTTAGAAAATACCATGTTTGGTAATGATTTTAATTTGGATAAACCATTTAGAATGTATGAAGATAAATCTGTTCCAGGTTTTCCGCGTAAACCATTTAAAGGATTTGATCTTTTAACAATTGTTTTAGAGGGCTATTTAGATTATGCGGATCATGTAGGAAATACGGCAAGATTAAGTGCGGATGATCTCCTTTGGGCTCATGCTGGTAGTGGATTAGTTGTTAGTCAAATGGTTCCACTTATTAATCAAGATAGTTATAACTCCTTTAAGGCTATTCACTTATGGTTAAACTTACCGAAGAATAAAAAACAAACAAAACCAGAAGTGAAAGTTTTATTTAATGATGAAATAAAAGAAATTATTGAAACAAATGATGTACATAAATCTGTTAAATTAAAACTCATCACGGGTAAACACTGTGAACATGAAGTTTTATCTCCTGTAAAGAGAAGTTATGCAGCTGTTGATAGAAATGTAAAAATAATGCTAATTGATTTAGAAGAAGGATCAACCTTAAAATTAAGAAGTAAAGTGAAAGATTTATATAGATTACTTTATTATGATGATGGGCTACAACTAAAAATAAATGGTGACCATTATAGAAAAAATGCAGCATTTAAACTTAAAGATGAAGAGGACGTTTATTTAGAAAGTAGCAAAGGACATAATAAACTAATTCTTCTTGAGGGTATAACAATAAATGAACCAATGTTTAGATATGGATCATTTGTCTTAAATACAGAAGCTGAAGTGATATTAGCATATAGAGAGTATAAAGAAACTGAATTTGGTGATTGGCCATATGAATATGATGACTCAACACACGGTAACAAGCCTAAGGGATTTAGAAAAATTGGGAAAAAGAAAGTTGAAAAAGATTAA
- a CDS encoding ribonuclease III domain-containing protein has translation MDKFEYYLNLNNEYIKLALNPSINKNLATLGDSVLKLALADLLYGKVKYLSEHIKFYNTDRTLVEDIGKHYQILNYIRKEELEEVHHDYAYIKKGKNKSNPKKYIATAIEALLGAIYLINNQTMDEVKAVILHFKKIIDK, from the coding sequence ATGGATAAATTCGAGTACTACTTAAATTTAAATAACGAATATATTAAACTCGCTTTAAACCCAAGTATTAATAAGAATTTAGCAACCTTAGGAGATAGTGTTTTAAAATTAGCATTAGCAGATTTACTATACGGGAAGGTAAAGTACTTATCTGAACATATTAAATTTTATAATACGGATAGAACATTAGTTGAAGATATTGGTAAGCATTACCAAATCTTAAACTATATTAGAAAAGAAGAATTAGAAGAAGTTCACCATGATTATGCATACATTAAAAAGGGTAAAAATAAGAGCAACCCTAAAAAATATATAGCAACCGCAATTGAGGCACTCTTAGGGGCAATATATCTTATCAATAACCAGACCATGGATGAAGTGAAGGCAGTTATCCTTCACTTTAAGAAAATAATAGATAAATAA
- a CDS encoding DegV family protein, whose amino-acid sequence MIKFIIDSTIDLSDDLLKTYDVDMISLQVLIDGKNYRDRKEIKIEDLYQAIKENKKVQTSLPIMMDMYETFEKYAKENTDFIFYTFSSRLSGTYNAGRQVIEDLKGQYPNVNMIAIDSKNGGTPGLIMALDILEKIKSGASFNEVVDYANMLTTKMENLFLVNDLTQLKRGGRISTLKSLVGNLLNIKPILILDDGAITQYKSSIGQKRALNDMIEFVVKNIPNKNALIGINYSANEELLHKVEGMLIEKGFNNFIKSRIASTMTAHIGLDAISLSFYKA is encoded by the coding sequence ATGATTAAATTTATCATAGACTCAACCATCGATTTAAGCGATGATTTACTGAAGACTTACGATGTAGACATGATCTCATTACAAGTGCTTATAGACGGTAAAAACTACAGAGATAGAAAAGAAATTAAAATTGAAGATTTATATCAAGCAATTAAAGAAAATAAAAAGGTTCAAACATCTTTACCAATTATGATGGATATGTATGAAACATTTGAAAAGTATGCAAAAGAAAATACTGATTTTATCTTCTACACTTTCTCATCAAGACTATCTGGTACATATAATGCTGGGCGTCAAGTTATTGAAGATTTAAAAGGTCAATATCCAAATGTGAATATGATTGCTATTGATTCTAAAAATGGTGGTACTCCAGGATTAATTATGGCACTAGATATTTTAGAAAAAATTAAAAGTGGTGCATCATTTAACGAAGTTGTTGATTATGCAAATATGTTAACAACTAAAATGGAAAACTTATTCTTAGTAAATGATTTAACTCAATTGAAACGTGGTGGTAGAATTTCTACTTTAAAATCATTAGTAGGTAATCTATTAAACATTAAACCAATCCTTATTTTAGATGATGGGGCAATTACTCAGTATAAGAGTTCAATTGGTCAAAAACGTGCATTAAATGACATGATAGAATTTGTAGTTAAAAACATACCAAATAAGAATGCCTTAATTGGTATAAACTATTCAGCTAATGAAGAACTACTTCATAAAGTTGAAGGTATGTTAATAGAAAAAGGATTTAACAACTTTATTAAATCTCGTATCGCAAGTACAATGACTGCACATATTGGATTAGATGCAATTTCATTATCTTTTTATAAAGCATAG
- a CDS encoding helix-turn-helix domain-containing protein — translation MNNEKNEIVSNIASNISYYRKKLNLTQLELAEKLNYSDKSISKWERGEGVPDIFVLKELSVFFGVSIDSLTQKRKGPFMILKYRNVLAHFYASICLLVGILVYGILQMLEVDYPNYYFMIYSMPAAALVVLIFYIIWQRMRNVIIYLTVFIWTLSLSIYLGLNHPNAYWVLIITIPIYLFFIFMIYVIYKPKKLK, via the coding sequence ATGAATAATGAAAAAAATGAAATCGTTTCAAACATTGCTAGTAACATTAGTTACTACCGCAAAAAACTTAATCTAACACAGTTGGAGTTAGCAGAAAAATTAAACTACTCTGATAAATCAATCTCTAAATGGGAAAGAGGGGAAGGAGTACCAGATATATTTGTCCTAAAAGAGTTATCAGTATTTTTCGGAGTATCAATTGATTCTCTAACTCAGAAAAGAAAAGGACCATTTATGATACTTAAATACCGAAATGTTTTAGCACATTTTTATGCATCTATATGTTTATTAGTAGGTATTTTAGTTTATGGCATTCTTCAAATGCTTGAGGTAGATTATCCTAATTACTACTTTATGATTTACAGTATGCCAGCTGCAGCATTAGTCGTTTTAATATTCTATATTATCTGGCAAAGAATGCGAAATGTTATTATCTATTTAACGGTATTTATATGGACATTATCATTAAGTATTTACCTCGGATTAAACCATCCAAATGCGTATTGGGTTTTAATTATTACAATCCCAATTTACCTATTTTTCATCTTTATGATTTATGTGATTTATAAGCCCAAAAAACTTAAATAA
- a CDS encoding flotillin family protein: MTLEQILTTIVVGVIILLILFASSYVKVRPNEAYIITGPKKSRVVIGKGTIRIPFLERIDTIPLSLIQTDIRTESAVPTNEFINIFVDGVANIRIKTDEDSIRLAGQILLSRDLEGIRIVTKEVLEGNMREIIGQMKLKELVQNRDKFAEQVYASAMQDMARMGLEIVNITIQNFSDKNGVIEDLGVDNVTQIRKDAAIARANSEKEVSIASANAKELSNEARIQAELKIAEQNTDLAIRQAALKQKADALQATADLSYEIQKANETKSVNIAIQEAEIAKRTKEIELKAKEVEVEERRLEAMVKKNAEANRYAAEQQAQADLFVRSKEAEAKLIEEQRQAEAIKARAEAQRFADEQRALGIQAVGLAEAEAIEKKAEAMKKMEDAAVLELILNSDVLPKIVAAAAEPLAKVDKITMYGDGNSTKLVGDIVNSSTQILSAVKEGTGIDLTSLLAGYATGKMVTKKEEEK; the protein is encoded by the coding sequence ATGACATTAGAACAAATTTTAACAACAATTGTGGTTGGAGTAATTATTTTACTTATTCTATTTGCCTCATCTTACGTAAAGGTAAGACCAAATGAAGCATATATTATCACAGGACCAAAGAAAAGTAGAGTTGTCATAGGGAAAGGTACAATTAGAATTCCTTTTTTAGAAAGAATTGATACAATTCCATTATCATTAATCCAAACAGATATTAGAACTGAATCAGCAGTTCCAACAAACGAATTTATTAACATTTTCGTTGATGGGGTTGCCAATATCAGAATTAAAACAGATGAAGATTCTATTCGTTTAGCCGGTCAAATTTTACTTTCACGTGACTTAGAAGGTATCCGTATTGTAACTAAAGAAGTTTTAGAAGGTAACATGCGTGAAATCATTGGTCAAATGAAGTTAAAAGAACTTGTACAAAACAGAGATAAATTTGCTGAACAAGTTTATGCATCTGCAATGCAAGATATGGCAAGAATGGGTCTTGAAATTGTTAACATTACGATTCAAAACTTCAGTGATAAAAATGGTGTCATTGAAGATTTAGGGGTAGATAATGTTACTCAAATTAGAAAAGACGCTGCAATTGCTCGTGCAAACTCTGAAAAAGAAGTATCGATTGCATCTGCAAATGCTAAAGAATTATCAAACGAAGCAAGAATTCAAGCAGAATTAAAGATTGCTGAACAAAATACAGATTTAGCAATTCGTCAAGCAGCATTAAAACAAAAAGCTGATGCTTTACAAGCAACAGCCGACCTTTCATATGAAATTCAAAAAGCGAATGAAACAAAGAGTGTTAATATTGCGATTCAAGAAGCTGAAATTGCTAAACGTACAAAAGAAATTGAATTAAAAGCTAAAGAAGTTGAAGTCGAAGAACGTCGCTTAGAAGCAATGGTTAAGAAAAATGCTGAAGCAAATCGTTATGCTGCAGAACAACAAGCACAAGCTGATTTATTCGTTCGTTCTAAAGAAGCAGAAGCGAAGTTAATTGAAGAACAGCGTCAAGCAGAAGCAATCAAAGCAAGAGCTGAAGCACAACGTTTCGCTGATGAACAAAGAGCGCTTGGTATTCAAGCAGTAGGTCTTGCTGAAGCTGAGGCAATCGAAAAGAAAGCAGAAGCGATGAAGAAGATGGAAGATGCCGCTGTCTTAGAATTAATCTTAAACTCAGATGTATTACCTAAGATTGTTGCTGCAGCAGCAGAACCTTTAGCTAAGGTTGATAAGATCACAATGTATGGTGATGGTAATTCAACAAAATTAGTTGGAGATATCGTAAATTCATCAACTCAAATTCTATCAGCAGTTAAAGAAGGAACAGGTATTGACTTAACAAGTCTACTTGCTGGATATGCTACTGGTAAAATGGTTACGAAAAAAGAAGAAGAAAAATAA
- a CDS encoding methylated-DNA--[protein]-cysteine S-methyltransferase — MYAYIYNKFSDFDILILASEKGLTYVDIYRNEDLTTYELNHPIMNKYIKVIDDFFKGMMPDPSIFDIKGTVFQRKVWDEVSKIPFGKTIYYQELANKIGSPNGSRAVGNALGKNPLTILIPCHRAIHKNGDKRGYSSDERLKFELLAFEKKLSDK, encoded by the coding sequence ATGTACGCATATATTTATAATAAGTTTAGTGATTTTGATATTTTAATCCTTGCATCTGAAAAAGGATTAACCTATGTTGATATTTATAGAAATGAAGATTTAACTACTTATGAATTAAATCATCCCATCATGAATAAATATATTAAAGTTATCGATGACTTCTTTAAAGGCATGATGCCTGATCCAAGTATATTTGATATTAAAGGAACAGTCTTCCAAAGAAAAGTTTGGGATGAAGTCAGTAAGATTCCATTTGGTAAAACGATTTATTATCAAGAACTAGCAAATAAAATTGGAAGTCCTAATGGCAGTCGTGCTGTTGGTAATGCATTAGGTAAAAATCCATTAACGATTTTAATACCTTGTCACCGTGCCATTCACAAAAATGGTGATAAGAGAGGTTACTCTAGTGATGAACGTTTAAAATTTGAATTATTAGCCTTTGAGAAAAAATTATCTGATAAATAA
- a CDS encoding metal ABC transporter substrate-binding protein → MKKLFIYLFILLSLFSLVACNGSNESEIIATSYIGYDFTRAIVKDTLNVKMITPAGTDFHHFEPTSKDLISIKKAEVFIYLGIEYDSWLNNEETLKTYVNKDALVISLSSFHVETEEEHTHEENHHDHVHGEHFWTDPMEAVHMIEALTESLIIKYPEHETTFNENSLSYINKLTLAVEAFENDLNEIQNKTIYYTGHMALEGFAEHFGLDIHALENTYQPGTDLTSEDLKAFVNEMKLNQIKFLFKEELATNNTAKTIETLLGYELTVYELHGYHTVTKTDFNQGITYHDLLLRNINYIKEALQNG, encoded by the coding sequence ATGAAAAAACTATTCATCTACTTATTTATTTTACTATCACTTTTTAGTTTAGTTGCATGTAATGGCTCAAATGAATCTGAAATTATTGCAACCTCATATATTGGTTATGATTTTACACGTGCGATTGTTAAAGATACATTAAATGTAAAAATGATTACACCAGCTGGCACAGACTTTCATCATTTCGAGCCAACAAGTAAAGATTTAATCTCAATTAAAAAAGCAGAAGTTTTTATCTATTTAGGAATTGAATATGATAGTTGGTTAAATAATGAAGAAACGCTAAAGACTTATGTAAATAAAGATGCATTGGTTATTAGCTTAAGTAGTTTTCATGTAGAAACAGAAGAAGAACACACCCATGAAGAGAATCATCATGATCATGTACATGGAGAGCACTTCTGGACAGACCCAATGGAAGCAGTTCACATGATTGAAGCATTAACTGAAAGTTTAATTATTAAATATCCAGAACATGAAACTACATTTAACGAAAATAGTCTATCTTATATAAATAAGTTAACCTTAGCAGTTGAAGCATTTGAAAATGATTTAAATGAAATACAAAATAAAACAATTTATTATACAGGTCATATGGCATTAGAAGGTTTTGCAGAACACTTTGGATTAGATATTCATGCATTAGAAAACACCTATCAACCAGGTACTGATTTAACAAGTGAAGACTTAAAGGCATTTGTAAATGAAATGAAATTAAATCAGATAAAGTTTTTATTTAAAGAAGAGTTAGCAACTAATAATACTGCAAAAACAATTGAAACTTTACTTGGTTATGAACTGACAGTTTATGAACTTCACGGATACCACACCGTCACAAAAACTGACTTTAATCAAGGTATAACATATCATGATTTATTGTTGAGAAATATTAATTATATAAAAGAGGCACTTCAAAATGGATAA
- a CDS encoding metal ABC transporter ATP-binding protein, producing the protein MDKVLVKYTDVSIKYGKYEAVKNASFEVLKGDFLNIIGPNGAGKTTLIKSLIHEINLSSGKIEMFTEHMGYVPQKLMLKRNFPITVLEFIYTGYPNPKFRIPKHAIEEIKVYLNKMDLEENILNQKINSLSGGELQRIYLIRSLISNPEILILDEPASALDPSFREKFYHILHDIKKEKDMTILHITHDLTDVVLDHSKVMYVDQTIQFIGKYEDYKAFEHEGHHHG; encoded by the coding sequence ATGGATAAAGTGTTAGTTAAATATACAGACGTATCAATTAAATACGGCAAATATGAGGCAGTTAAAAATGCCTCATTTGAAGTTTTAAAGGGAGATTTTTTAAATATCATTGGACCTAATGGTGCAGGAAAGACAACGCTCATTAAAAGTTTAATTCATGAAATTAATTTAAGTAGTGGGAAAATTGAAATGTTTACTGAACATATGGGGTATGTACCACAAAAGTTAATGTTAAAAAGAAACTTTCCAATTACAGTATTAGAGTTTATTTATACAGGGTATCCAAATCCTAAATTTAGAATACCAAAGCATGCGATTGAAGAAATTAAAGTATATTTAAATAAAATGGATTTAGAAGAAAACATTTTAAATCAAAAAATTAATAGTTTAAGTGGTGGAGAACTTCAAAGAATTTATTTAATTAGAAGTTTAATCTCTAATCCCGAAATCTTAATATTAGATGAACCTGCATCAGCTTTAGATCCAAGTTTTAGAGAAAAATTCTATCATATCTTACATGATATTAAAAAAGAAAAAGATATGACGATTCTTCATATAACACATGACTTAACAGATGTTGTCTTAGACCACTCTAAAGTGATGTATGTTGACCAAACGATTCAGTTTATTGGTAAATATGAAGACTATAAAGCATTTGAACACGAGGGACATCATCATGGATAA